In Deltaproteobacteria bacterium, the sequence GGGTCCGGCCCACATCAGCGTGGTCGGTGTGGCGTAGAGCTCCATCTGGTGCGGCACTGCGCCGTCGTTGCTGATCGGGATCGACTGCACGAAGGTGAACACGCGCTCTTCGATGGGGCCGGGCTCGTCGACCGAGTCGGGGTGCTGGTGGGGCTCGAGCTTGTTGTCACCGTCGGAATCGAGCAGCTGCACGTCGTAGGCGGCGACCACCAGCTGCCCACCCGACCACGCGGTGAACCAGATGCGGTTGCCCTCGCTGTCGACGTCGGACACGGTGTTGAAGCCGTCGGCCACCGGCGAGAAGGTCGAGTACAAGTAGTAGACGCCGCTCGGCTCGGTGCCGCCCAGCGGTGACAGCGGCGAGCAGCCGTGCACGGTCACGTCGCAGTACTCGCCGGCGGAGGGATCGCAGACCTCGATCTCCTCCCAGTACGGGTCGCCCTGCACGTTGCAGGACATCACGCGCGGGCCCTTGCACGACCACTGGCCGACGGTGCACGCGACGCAGCCCTGGCCCTCGACGCAGACCTCGGGCGCACACGCCTGGCTGTCGGCCAGCGTGCCGTTGTCCGCACACTCGACGGCCACGTTGCCGTCGCAGTACAGCCCCGCAGCCTTGCCGTCGCACATCGAGCCGTCGCCGAGATCGAACTTGGGCGCGCCCATGGTCGACTCGCCGTCGGCCGAGGTGTTGGGATTGGTGGCCTGACCCGTGCTCGTGCCCTCGCTGCCGGAAGCGCTGGTATCTGCGCTCACGCCGATGGTCAGCGACGATGCGCCCGTCACCGGCCCGCCCTGCTCGGGCGCGGCGCATGCGGCTGCGAGCGGCAGCCACAGCAGCGCCCGTGCGGCGGGGTGTCGCCGGGTCCAGGGCCGGGGCAGGGTGACGGTCGCAGGCGTCGCAGCGGTCATCGCGAACGGTACGACACCGCATCCACCCGGTCTTGCCGGGTCGCTCGCGCGTCATCGATGGGGATCGTCGGCGCGCAAACGCGGTAGGGTCGGTGCGGTCGCGGGTGCGCGACGCCCGTTCGTGCCGCCGATGCCCGCATCCGCGATCGAGTCCGCCTTCGCGCCGCTGCTGCAGCTGGTGTGCGAGATCGCCAACGCCCCCGCGCCGCCGCACCCCGAGGCACTGCGGCAGACCCTCGAGGCGGCAATCCGCGACGCCGCGTCGGCGTGTGCCGCCGCGGGCGTGGTCGAGTACGAGTTCCGCCAGGCGCTCTACCCCGTGGTCGCGCTGGTCGACGAGCTGCTGCAGCAGGTCTACGCGTTCGGCGTGTGGCCGCCCGCGGCGCTGTCGCTGCGCCACTTCGACGACAACAACGCGGGTGTGAACTTCTTCGCGCGCATCGATGCGTTGGTCGAGCAGCAGCGCCACGAGGTGCTGCGGGTGTTCGCGCTGGCGCTGGGGCTCGGCTTCCAGGGGCAGTACGCGTTCGCGGCCGATGCCGCTGTCGGCCTCGCCGGCCATCGTCGACGGCTGGCGCAGGTGCTGGGGTTGTCGGCCAACGTCGAGCTGCCGCCCGAGCCCGACGCGCGCATCGTGGCGCCATCGCCGAGCCCGATCGCGTTCGCGCCGCTGGGCTTGGCCGCGCTCGCCATCGTCGCGATGGCGGTGGCGTTCGTGGTGCGCTGAAGCGGGAGCCGGGACCAAGATGGCGTTGCGCATCCTCCTCAGCCTCGCGATCGCGGCCCTGGTCTCGGGGTCGTGGGGTCTGTTCGCGCTCGGCAAGCTGTCGCTGACCCTCGCGATCGCCGGCACCGTGCTGGCGTTGGTGCTGCTGGTGGTGGCGATCGTGATCGCGGCGCTGCGGGCCCGCGCGGTCGCGGCCGGGGCCGCCGCGGCGCTGGCCCACCAGCCGCCGCGACGCGGGGATGATCTGCCGGCCATCGAGCTGGCGCTGCTGCGGGGTGCGATCGAGCGCTCGCGCGCGGCGGGGCGTCGACTGCCGCGGGAGCTGCCGCTGCACCTCGTGGTCGGTCTCGCCGACGCCGGCAAGACCGCGCTGCTCGATCACTGCGGCCTGCAGTGGTGGTTCCAGTCGCCGCGCAAGGGCCTGCGGGTGTCCACGCGGGTCAGCGACGAAGCGGCGTTCGTCGAGTTCACCGCCGCGCCCGACGCCCGCAGCGACGCCGGTGAGACCGCACGACTCGCGCGCGCGCTCGGCCAGGCCACGCGCACGCGCCCACTGGCGGGCGTGCTGGTGTGCGTGGCGGTCGACGGCCTGCGCGACGACGCGGCCTTCGCCGCGGCGCGCACGGTACTCGAGCTCGTGGTGCAGCACTGCGGCGTGCAGGTGCCGGTGCACGTGGTGATCACCAAGCTGGATCGCATGCCCGGCCACGCCGAGCTCGCGCACGCGATCGCGGGCTCGAACAGCGCGCTCGGGGTCCAGCTGCCGCTCCCCGGCGACGCGCGGCGCAGCGAAGCGGCGGTGCAGGGCTTCGTGCAGCGGGTCCACGAGGTCGCGGTCGGTCTGCTGCACGGCGCCGCCCAGGGCACGGTGCTGCGCTTCGCGATGGCGCTCGAGGCCCTGGCGCCCGCGTTGGTGGCGTGGACCGGGCGGCTGCACGCACCGACCCGCGGCGGCGAGGCGCTCGCGCTGCGCAGCGTCTACTTCACGAGCACGCGCGATCGCGGGCCGGTGTCCGCGTCGCTGCTGCCACCCGCGGTGGTCGCCCTCGGGCTCGTGCCTCCGCTCGACGATCGCGGCCGCGACGGCCCGACCCCGCTCGGCCAGCACGCGCTCGCGAGCATCGTCGCCGACGCCGAGCTGGCACGGCCCAGTCGTCGCGGGCGCACCGCCGCGGTGCTGCGCTGGAGTGCGCCGCTCGGCCTCGGGCTCGCCGTCGCAGGCGGCACCGCTGCGGCCGTGATCGCGGCGCTGCCCGACCAGGCCCCGCCGCCGCCGCCGGTCGTGGTCGCGGTGCCGGCCCCCGAGCCCGAGGCGCCGGCCAAGCCCAAGGTCGCCGACCCCGAGGTCGATCCGTGCGCCGAGCTGCGTCCCTTCGAGGGCAGCTGGGCCTTTCGCACCCACGTCGATGGCAGCACCGGCGGCGGTGGCATCGACGTGGTCGGTCACTACACGATGAACCTGGTCGTACAAGCGGCCACGTGCACGCTCGCGGCCGAGATGGTCAAGCAGGGCTGGACCGAGGCCGACGGCAGCTTCGTCGCCCACGATCCGGTGCAGCGCTCGAGCGACATCCTGCACCGCATGGGCGATCATCACGCCGGCCACGTGCCCGAGTGGGTCACCGTCGGCCACGCGGTGTTCGCCCGCGACAGCGACGACAAGCGCTTCGACCTCTTCCTCGCCTTCGGCGTGCGCGACGACGGCAACCTCGTCGGCGCCTTCGAGTACCTCGCCGATCACAGCACCGCCTCGCGGCTGGTGTGGGGCCGCATCACCGGGCGCCGCGGCAGCGAGGCCAGCTGGGATCCGAGCCTCGACGACTGCGCGACGCGTCGCTTCGTCACCCGCAGCACCACGTCGAGCGACGCCAACCGGGCCTTCCGCGATGCCGCGAACGCGTGCGATCTCGAGGCGCGCTAGCGCGACTACAGCACGCAACCGATCCGCACCGGATCGATCGCGACCTCGTCGATCCACACGTCGAAGTGGTCGGGGTTCGAGCCGCCCTGGTATAGCCACCAGCCCACCCACACCGACTCGAACTGCGGCATCACATAGTCGGCGCCTGCGTTGCCACCGTGCTCGGTCGCAGTGGTCGACAGCGAGGGGTGTAGATCGGCGTCCCAGTAGAACTCGGTGGTGTTGGTGCTGCCGTCGTGCAGCCACTCGATGCACACCCAGTCCTGCACCACCACCGCCTGGGGCGCGCCCGCGGGATCGTCGTCGAGGTTGGTCCAGTCGCCGGTCGGGCCGCCGTCGCTGCCGATGCCGAACAGGGTCATGCCCGCGAAGCGGTTGAGCTGCCCGCCCACGCGGATCTCGCTGGTGTCACCCGAGCCGCGTGCGCCGACCAGGGTCCAGTGGGCCCAGTCGGGCGCCACCGGCACCGCGTCGATCCACACGAACATGCGGCCCCAGTAGCGGTTGTCGGTGGCGGGGAAGGTCACGGTCTCGCGCACGAAGGAGAACGCGTTGCCCTCGGTGTGCACGTGCAGCGAGCCGGCACCGCGCGCGCTCTTGGCCGCATCGACGGTGACGGTGCCGCTTTGCTGCCACACCGCCTGGTCGAGCGCGCCGTCCTCGAAGGAGTCGCACAGCTGCAGGCCCGCGACGTCGCAGCGCGCGTCGCCGAAGAACTTGCTGCGATCGTTGCCGTAGTCGCGGCCCTGGTCGCCGGTGTCACTCGAGCCGCCGCTGTCGTCCGAGGGACCGGTGGTCGCGGAGGTGGTGCTCGCGGTGGTCGAGCCGGCGGTGGTCGAGCCGGCGGTGGTCGAGCCGGCAGAGGTGGTCGACGCGGTGGTGGTCGAGCCCGCCGACGCCGTGCCGCTGCCCTCGGCCTCGCCGCTGCTGCTGCCGGTACCCTCACCACTGCTGGCGTCGCCGCAGGCGCCCGCCAACCACAACACGCAGCCGCCGATGGCGGTGCGAAGACGAAGGTGCGTGCGATGCATGGCCTTGATCCCCCGCGGCAGGATCGGCGGCGTCACCATCGACGGTCAAGTCGACCGGCGATCACACGACGCGCGCGCTGCGACGCAGCATCGCATCGAGCGGGAGCAGCAGCAGCGCGAGCACCACGAGCCACGGCCACAGCCGTCGCACCTGCGAGGTCGCTGACGTTCCGATCGCGGGCGTCAGCGTCGACGGCGACTCGACGCCCCCCGAGGTGGCCGCCAGCGCGGCGAGGAACTCGCGGTCGGGCGTGCGATGGCGCTGCTCGGCCGAGGCCGGCGGCGCGAAGGTGTGACGCGCGACGATCTTCTCGCTCGCGTCGAGCACCTCGACGGTGTACGTGCGGCCCGGCGTGGTCGCGACGCCGGCGTCCCACAGGCCCGGCTCGCGCGCACGAAGGTCGAGCGCGTGGGTCTCGTCGCCATCGACGATGCGAGCCTTGATGGCGCCATCATCGATCGACAGGCCCTTGTCGTCGCGTCGCGCGATGCGGACCAGCGCCTCGCCGCCGGCGACGCTGACCTCGACCGCGGTGTCGGTGCCCGAGCCGTTGCGCAGCGCGAAGCGGGCCAGCTGCGTCCAGTGGGCGTTGTAGCCGGCCCATGTCAGCCACTCGTCCGACCACCGCGGCCCGGCGTCGCTGGCCCATGCCATCACGTGGCCGAGGCCGTAGCGCCAGGTCACGAGCAGCGGGCTGCCCTCCGCGGCGGCCATCACGATCTCGGCGGTCGGGCGGGCCTCGAGCTG encodes:
- a CDS encoding DotU family type IV/VI secretion system protein; the encoded protein is MPASAIESAFAPLLQLVCEIANAPAPPHPEALRQTLEAAIRDAASACAAAGVVEYEFRQALYPVVALVDELLQQVYAFGVWPPAALSLRHFDDNNAGVNFFARIDALVEQQRHEVLRVFALALGLGFQGQYAFAADAAVGLAGHRRRLAQVLGLSANVELPPEPDARIVAPSPSPIAFAPLGLAALAIVAMAVAFVVR